From the Lactuca sativa cultivar Salinas chromosome 9, Lsat_Salinas_v11, whole genome shotgun sequence genome, the window TTCTAGTTCTAAATCTACGCTTAAACCTTTTGGCTGAAGGACGACTTATCCATCAACTCATCATAACACTAGGCCAAAGCCACTTTGATGTATGATCGATAGGTGTTTGATTTAATATCTATTACTACTTCCATGATATTAGATGTATTTCATCcattgaaacaatggttttgttcGATCCATAACTATTAAGTGCAGTCTATACTTCTATAGCTTTCTCCAGTACCTCATCTCCAACTTCTTAATGGGTTCAGCTcttttaactaataaattaacgGGTTCAGCTCTTTTAACTAATACATGTTTGTTTTTACTATTTTATGGAAAAAGTAATAAAAAAGTGAAAGTCTCCATATATAAAAATTTAAACCAACCAAATATAATTGAGAAACAAAGAACAGGTAAGGACCGAAGAAGGAAGATTTCCCTTTTAAAAAGTTATGCCCCTCCTTTTCTTTTGTAATTGTGGGGATGTGGGATAAACTAGGTTGGTTCTTAACTTCTtccaaaattataataaaaaagcTATTCCACTATCTGGTGTTTGTTTCTCAAGATAAAGCAGCTAAAAGTGATTCTTCGAGACCACCACCCCAATCTTACTTAGCTTGCTTTGAAGCATCAACAAAAAGCTGAAGGATAATTGGAGGCGAAAGAGGAATTAGTTTAATTTCTGGTGTCTCTAACTTGTCACCCGAATTGTGTATCTATACTCCAAAAGTATGTAGCTTTCAGCTTTCATTTCTTCTGTAATAGGCAACATTAATTAAAATCAAAGGCTTTAATCACATATTCACATTATCATGACCAATTAATTAGACTGTAGCTGAAAGTGTCAATAAGTTTTAGTTACGGAAAAAAAGTAGTGCCCCATAGTTCGGACTGAAAAAAGGGTAATCAACTTACACCTCTTAAACAACATAAAATTTGGTATCTAAAGGTCCCTGTTTCTTTAACATTTCTACCTGGAAAACCACAATGTCATGTGCCTCAATAACTCGCCTTTACtagtataataaaaaaaatatcttgTCTTTATATGGTTGAAATCTACTATATGAATATGAGCATTTTGGAAACACCAACTTATTAAAGCAAATACCATAATTCATGCATTCATTTGAAATGGCTATTCTTATAACAAACTTTGGAATGACCCTCGATACCCTACACTTGAAGAGTTGAAGTATCATGTACACCGGTTGTACAATACAATGACCTActagatgaaaaaaaaaatcatcaataaaatacAAAACTAGTGCTATGAAGTTTGGGATTTGATCTTGTATGAATTTTCTGCGATCATATCTTTGAATCATAGACGTGGACTTAAATAGAATTGAAATGTCTTATGCCTAATTTCATTGATTGCAACAAAAATTAAAGCATGCTTATTCAAATTTTAACCTAAACAACCTCAAATTCTAATTATGGGCCTTGATATCATGTTTTTAACTTTTTCATATTTCGAGATCAAAAGATGTTGACTTTCATAACCACTTAGATTCTTTTTATATGTAGTAAAATTTCGTTCTTGTGTTCTTTGGCATCTTTGCAATTATAAAACTTTCAAATTTTTCTAACTGGATTCAAATAATTGCTTTAACATTTGGCACTCATAGTTTAGTTAATTAACTACTATTAACATAAACTTTACCACCTTGTGGATTTGACCGACTTGCCCTACTACCTAGGTTTGTTCGTTTATGTTCTTACTATATTTACAATAGTTGTCGATTATAACCTAAGGATAAAATAAACTAATATTGAGATGAGGGGATAAAATACAAAATTACAATAAATTGTTTGGTGGTTACAAAATATTAAATGATCGGaatattataacaaaaaaaatgttCAACTTCAGCCGTATTAAGTAGTTAAGCAATAGTAAAAAAAACCCATCAAAAAACTACTTTAAAATTCATAAAACTTTAATTTTTCTCTCTACATCaagttcaaaaaaataaaaaataaaaaataaaagttgatGTCGTGTAGTAGGAACATAAGTACATAACCGTTCATAAAGTAACAATAAAGCAACAAGGGCTCTGACAGAACCCAAGTTGTGTGTCAAAACAAACTTTGTGCATTTTGACTGACGAATTCATCCACAACTTGTGACCCATTTAAAGGCTATataatgaaaaccataaaacataCACCAATACACCGGAGTGTTTAACTTGGAAGTGAGAATTGAAGAAAACTAAACAAATCCTGTTTTAATGTATGAATTTGTTTAGTTTCCTCCAATATCTCATCTCCGATTTGTAAACGAGTAAGATTTTCAAACACACAAAAAGATTTGCAAACGTATACCTTCAACAAGAGTATGTTTAACTTGGAAGTGAGAATTGAAGGAAACTAAACAAATCTCTTTTTTTAAAGTATGAATTTGTTTAGTTTCCTCCAATATCTCATCTCCGATTTCTGAACAAGTAAGATTTGTAAGCACACAGAAAAAAATATAAGATCCATTTTCATATTGTATAAATTTGTTTGGTTTTTCCAATAAACAAAACATTATTTAGACCAAGACCGATGTCTACAGAACAAAAATTGCAATATTTTTGTCccatccaaaaaaaaaatcaacaatgtTTGTGTTTGTATTTTGTGTGCAAAAGACATGAATGCTCTCCTCACTCCATGTAATACACAATCAAAATGGCAAGACacatcattttctttctttaagTAAAACCCATGCAAGAATTTTTTAGATTCTTTCATATAAAAGAAGCATAAAACAAGATTTTGAATATAACATCATCCTCACAGAAAGAAGAAAGACTACTAATTTCCTGATGTGGAGCCATTTACTTTGTTATCTCCTACTTCCAAGCATTCAATAGTCCGAAATGGTGGAGCTTCACCAAATTTCAATATGTAAGCAGTTTCATGAACAGAACGAAGAGGAAGGATAACCTGAGCATCCAAATACGAATTGCAAGAAAAACACCAAACTGATAGATCACTGAAACAAGaaacaaacattaaaaaaaatacttttagaaattataaattcccaaaagGGTTTTATGaagaatttgtttttttattacacCTGTAACTTAGTGCTACACTATGATTTTGTTGTTGATAATGCTCTAGCATATGCTTGTTGATGAATCGGCTACACAAAACATCCTTACAGCTTAAACACATCCAATTCTCAGTGGGATGTTGGCACCTTAATCatgtaacaaaaaaaattaatcttCTAATCAATTGAAGTTTGTAATTTGAATTGGTTTGATTATTCTCTGATCATAGATTCAAACTATAAACCATGTACATAATTAGAATTGAACTGTTTTATGCCCTAATTGCATCCATTAGAACCAAAATAAGACATAGTTAAGCTCAAATACCAATTTTCTACAACTTGATATCAAGTTTTTTAGCACTTCAGCTTTGATATCGAAAGAGGTTGAGCTTTCAATTTCAAAATCGAAGTAAATTGTAAACCTTTTGTTGAAAACTTTGATTACTTACAAATACAGACGTGTTAATATATGAAGAAATTTGAATCGATTTTGGCATGACGCGAGATGTTAGTTGGTTGTAAATGATTGGGGTTTAGGGTTTATGTGGAACCTGTTACAGGGAGTGTCTGGTGTTGGAATGTGGGTTAGATCCGCTGAGAGTGTATCCAAATGATCGCAATGGGTACGGGCTTCGACCCACCCGGACTCGGACCCATAGAACGCCATCAAATCTTCTTCCCCTACGTTGCTCTGATCACGAGAAGACGATGAAGAATCGTATACCATTTTCTCTTTGTCCGCCATATTTCTCTTTCTTTCAATCGCTTCGTTTTGTAGATCATTAGAATATTAACCTTTCATAttcttttttataaaattgtTAAAATGGTCCGTGCTggtgtcgaacgggtaaaattttTGGGTTTCTGGTAGAACGGGTCGGGTAGAACAGttatttccttaagaaaataatacccaatacccgacctatattgtaattcgggtttgaggtcgggtcgggtaagtttcgggtatacccgaaaatttaTTAAGTGACActtattgatattttttttttattttttacatgttggttggtttaataaaaaatttgttaagaaaatactccatacaattaacatatatatatatatatatatatatatatatatatatatatatatatatatatatatatatatatatataataacaatacaaatcattataatatgttatgaagggttttgttttatttgaagtgtgcgtacGTGACTGCATTGTACATTTGGTATTAGTTAAAAAAAcgaattcgggtattcgggtatacccgaaaataaataatcatacctaaaacccgacctatattattatcgggttaacctattacccgaatgttcatacccgttacccgacccattctacccgaatttggaacgggtcgggtgggtagaacgggttttgggTTTTTTCGACAGGCCGAGTGGTAATTGTTACCCATTTTTTTATccattttttttttgggttttagttAAAACCTCGATTTTTTTAGATTAACGGTCATTTTGGCCTAGTTTGTACGTAGAATTGGTCATCGACTTAACTTTTGTTAAGTTGTTGTTGTTAACCCCCTCATGTGCCTCCCATATGAGGGTATATTTGTCTTTTCACTTCTAAGGAATCAATTTTGCATCTGAAAAAAAAATATccctcttttaaaaaaaattaatacatatttatttatttaataattaaaaaataaaagaggtctctctttctctctcatcttCCTGGTGATCCATCACCCAAAACACCCACTCTCATTGTACAACCGGTGGAGAAGAAGGAAAGGACCGGTGATTCTTCGCCGGTGGTAGCAGGCCCAACCTTCTCCGCCTATTTCCACCGAGCACCCGCTTTCAAACACCCCCAGAATTATTGTTGTACTGTCCCGATACCCCTTCACAACCCTTTCAACGACTGTCATCCCGTTCGTTTCCTTCCCCTGTCGAAGAACTAGAATCACTGGTGATGTTTTCCTGGTTCCCCACTGTCGCCACCTCCATATCCCCTTCCCTTCCACCTTCTGCCGAGAAACACCACCACAAGGACCCTCTCCAACTGTTGCTACCTTTCTCAACTCCCACAACCCCAATTGAAGGCTTGAACCGCCGGAAAAATCGACTCCTCCTTCGTGCTTCATAGTGAATcaggaaaagaagaaagaaaaaagaTTGATGTTGCTTTCAGTCCCTTTTTCGTCTTTGATCAGATGGGAATCGAAGACCCATTTCCTTTCGTTTGACCGGCAGACCAAACACAACCACCACAAGTCTAGATTTCCACCCTTATTGCTCGATTGAACTCCTCAGGACCACCGACAATCGCTATTGGTTTAATTCCAGATCAATCCTCTTTTCCTTCATGTGTTGCAGTTGATTGGACCTGAATACAAAGTAGGTCGTCGGAGCGGCCCTGCAGTGTCGACGCCCTTCTTCCTCCCCTCTTTGCGATCTGTTTAACCACGATCGGTACCCGTCGATTGTGGTCTTGTTCTTCTCAACTTTCGTCTGTCGTGTTCCCACTGCTCCTTCATTTTGATTGTATTGGTTTATTAGAAGAGAAAGAGAGTGAGAAAGAGAGAGAcctctttttattttttaattattaaaataaataaataggtattaattttttttttaaaatgatatatttttttaggtgcaaaaatggtcccttatAAGTGAAAAGACAAATATACACTCATGTGGGAGGCACATGAGGGGGTTAACAGCAACAACTTAACAGAAGTTAAGTCGGGGGACCAATTCTACATACAAACTaggccaaaaggaccatgaatccaaaaaagtcgaggtttggactgaaaccccaaaaaaatgcataccacagggactatttttgcaattttgtcttcttTTTTATTTATCCAATTACATATGAGTGTACCAGAAATATATacaggagagcttatgtagtcattgcacattAGACTAATACCTTTAATCAATAAATGTTTAAGTTAAATCCCTTCCTTAAGCATATGTTTTCTAGGATTtttagttttgagtgaaaaaaaatagTTTAGATGACAATCATAAACAATCTCTAACACAAAGGTGTCGAACACAAATACGAATAAACAATCCAAATAGCAATTAATAAACACAAAGGTATTAGTGTTTTTCTAGGCCAAAAGGATAATTAATTGCTATCAGGTGATTGCAATATCCATATGTGTTAGAGATTGTTACTTATTCCTTATTGCTAAATTGATAGAGTTTAGATGACCATCTGACTGTATTGATTTAAATCAAAGCTGTCCATTAGTGTTTTGACCAAAACCTAAGGTTTAGAATTAAGTAACGAACTTTAATGTGTGTGCATGAGTAGAATGACCACTCCCTGTATGATTTAATTCCTATGACCATTAGggttaaataagatcaaatattGTTTAATACGAACTAAATACTAatttgcatgattgtttgttcacCTGATCAATGAATTAATAGTTGTGTTGAAATCAAATGATTAATATTAGTGAACAAGAACCTAATCATATTagaaatcggtgaacatgaataaataagTCTGTGTGCGCAATTATCTATGATTTTAAGATGCACTTTGTCCAAACCAAAGCACCTAAAGAGATTTGTCTTCCATTTAGTTTAACGATGTTTGATGTTAAGTGATATTTAACGTATTTAATAAAACTCTTCTTATTGCTTATGTGTTTTGTGTAACCTATGATCAAACATTCTACATTAATTCATCAccgttccccttgtgttcgacGCCTTTGCTTATCAAAACTATACTATACTTGATCGGGTTCACTGCCTGTAAGGTGTGTTTAGATGCGATAAactaggaattataaataaaaaactagtttaTTAAATATACACATTAATATGACTTACAAATAAaccaaaataattgaaaaaactTCGGACACAATTCTTTCCCAACATCATCAACCCTTATATCATTAGAAGATTAAGAGTCAGAAGGTTTTCATCAACTTACATAGAAAATCTCACTACAACAAGCCTACACTACTCTCATAATGAATCACACATCCTAACCTACAAATATTTATGAAAGAACATCAACAAGAACGATCAATACAGAAAACCCTAGCTATTAAGAACCGTGTGTACAAGAGAGGAAAAAAAATAAGCTCTGTGAAAAATATCTACACGTAAAAAATGAAGCTACAACAGGAGATAACTCAACATATAGTCGGGTCAAGAATAACCCAAAGAGATCCACGTACAAACCCACTTGAGAAACAACAACTTACAACTTGCACCcttcaaaacaaacaactaaacaATATACACCCTTAACTTCAAAATGTTAGTTTGACACAATATATATCGTATTAATTTTAACACCCCCTCTCAAACTaaccattttgaaaaaaaaacatcatatttAGAAACACAATTAAACTGAAAAGGGATCAAATAAACACAACTGTTTACACAAAATATCATGTTAATATGAAGAAAGAGATTTAGTTAAAATATCAGCAAACTGATTAGCAGAACTAATCTTAACCAATTTTATAACaccttttgaattttttttctcttaTAAAATGAACATCTATTTCAAAATGCTTTGTCTTATCATGAAAAACAGGATTAAGAGCAATTTTAATTGTtgattcattatcacaaaaaatattCACaggaatcatattttttaatCCTATATCACACAATACTTTCAAAACCCATATTAACTCACACGAAAGTGTTCCAAGAGCCCTGTATTCAAAAGTTATCAAAGAATCACTTGATTTTTCATTCCACTTTCCTGGAGCCTGCTTTAAACCATATAGAGATTTTAACAATTTACAAACTCTATTATCATTTTCAGTATGATATCCTGGAGGTAACATCATATACACATCTTCTTCTAAAGAACCATAAAGAAATGCATTATTAACATCAAACTGATAAAGATTCCAGCCAAAATTAACAGAAATAGTAATAATAACACAAATTGTAACACTTTTGGCTACAGGAGCAAAAATCTCCTCATAGTCAATCCCTTCCCTTTGATTGTAGCCTTTAGCTACAAGACGGGCTTTATATCTCTCTATTTCTCCATTAactttgtattttattttgtaaatcCACCGACAACCAATGGGTTTTCTATTTTTTGGTAAATCAGTAACAACCAAGTATTATTCCTATATAAAGCCTCAATTTCTTGATTCATAACCTTAACCCAATCAGGATTAAGAGAAGCTTCATAATAAGACTGTGGTTCTAAAGATTTATCCAGAtttgaaataaaacatttagACTCACTACACAAAGAAGAATAATTAAGTGTTTTTTCTATACCATACTTGTATTTCCATTCTATGACATGATCACTAAATTTAGTAGGAAGACGAGACTCTCTTCTAGTACGTGTGAGACCAATCGACTAAGAATCACGAGACTCAGAATTAGACTGACTAGGTTCCTcaaccatatcaacaaaatcagtACCAAACCTAACAGACAGAGGCACATAGGACTCCCTTAAACCAAAGGTAGTATCTAAACTATCTTGTGTAACATCTGTTCTATTCAGGTTATGACGTGAACTATTACCACCTGACTGATGATCCAATCTCTGACTATTATTAAATTCATCAAAAAAAAGACTCAGATTGATCAGGGTCATCATAGGAAAACGGATCATCTCCACAAGAGTTTTCATTAGTCTTACCTAAAATAGAGCTTTGCATTTTGAACGGAAACACAGACTCATAAAATTTTATATCCATTGAAACAAAGATAGAGTTTGAATCAAGACTTAACACCTTATAGCCTTTCTTTTCCAAAGAATATCCCAAAAAAAAACACACTTTTCAGCTCTAGCAGAAAATTTATCAATATTATTCAAATTTGTAGAAAAAcacaaacacccaaaaacacgAAGATTATCAAAGTTGGGATACTTTTTATAAACCAATTCATAAGGAGATAAACCACTTAAAATAGAGGAAGGAATCTTGTTAATGAGAAAAACAAAGGTAAGAATAGCATCACCCCAGTATTTTAACGAAATTCCTGACTGAAAAATAAGAGAACTAGCTACATTTAAAATATGTCTATGTTTTCTCTCCAcaacaccattctgttgtggagtgtaaacACAAGAGGTTTGATGAATAACTCCGTTGTCTTCATTAAAAGATTTTACACGGAAATTCAAAAATTCAGTCCCATTATCAGATCTTATAGTTTTAATATTAACTTTAAATTGATTTTTTAACATCTTGAAAATAGTGACATAACATtgataaacttcatctttagaCTTAAGAAGAAAAACTCATGTAGCTCTTGTGAATTCATCCACAATAGTCAATAAAACCTGAAACCACCAACATATTCTATTCGATATGGTCCCCACACGTCTAGGTGAATCAATTCTCCTAAAAACTTAGTGACATGTTGACTATTGTGAAAAGAAACCCTAGTCTGTTTGCTTTACGACACACATCACAAGGAGGTAATGGTACATTACTGAATTTAAGCTTATTTTTAAGCACATCTAAAGCCTGATCAGCAGGATGACCAAGCCTGCTGT encodes:
- the LOC111920557 gene encoding uncharacterized protein LOC111920557 — translated: MADKEKMVYDSSSSSRDQSNVGEEDLMAFYGSESGWVEARTHCDHLDTLSADLTHIPTPDTPCNRCQHPTENWMCLSCKDVLCSRFINKHMLEHYQQQNHSVALSYSDLSVWCFSCNSYLDAQVILPLRSVHETAYILKFGEAPPFRTIECLEVGDNKVNGSTSGN